The sequence CCGTTCGATCAGATCCAGCAACTTTTGCTGCGTATCCTCATTGAAGACGCCGGAGGCGAAGGCCGCCGCGCCGATCGCCCGCTCCTGGCCGGCAAACTCCTTGCCCTGCATAAAGCTGAACATGGCGATCAGCGCCCGTGAAATCACCGGCTCCGCCGCCGTATCGGAGACCTCGAACACCAGCGAGAGCAGGTTGCGGATAATGTCGTTAAAAAAGGTCATAGCCTGCGGCAGCGGCAATATGCGCCGGCGAATGTCCTGACGCAGTGAAGGCAGCAGGCTCAGCGCATAGACCACGCTGGCGACGCGGCTGAACAAACGGCTGGCCTGCGGCAAATCGGCCGTCATGGTTTCCAATCGATCCAGATGCGCCATCAGCGGTTCCTGCGCCCGCGCCACTTCCTGCTCCCTGAGCCTTAGCTCATCGGCAAACAGCCGGCCGTCAGAGCAGAGAAACAGATTGGAGGTTCCTCGCTCCCGTTGCAGCATATGCACCAGTTGGCTGATCTTTCCCACCAGTTCGCCGCTTTGCAGCAAATAGCGCAGACTGTTCAACTCGCACTGACGCGAAGCAAGCAGGAAACGGATCGTTGTTGAAGGATCTGCCGTCATCATTCTCACTCCCGAAACATCACTGGTGGGGATATGCAATTAACACGCCAGTGACAAAAATGGTCCGATACGGTTAAATATCTACAGAAAAGGGGTGATATCCCCGATTCCTTCGCGGACAATTTGCGGGGTGGATTCGGTCAAATCGATAACCGTGGTGGGCTGCTGGCCGAGAAAACCGCCGTGAATCACCAAATCGACCTGCTTCCCCAGCGTTTCCTGAATCTCCTCCGGGTCGGACTCGGCAAAGTCATTGCCCGGCAGCATCAAGGTGGTCGACATCAGCGGTTCGTCCAGCGCGGCCAATAACGAGAGCGCAATGGGGTTGGAGGGGACGCGCAGCCCGATGGTTTTACGTTTTTCGTTCATCAGGCGGCGCGGCACTTCTTTGGTGGCCTTGAGGATAAAGGTGTAGTTGCCCGGCGTATTGTTTTTGATTAGCCGGAACGCCGCATTATCGACGTAGGCATAGGTGGACAGCTCGGACAGATCGCGGCACACCAGGGTGAAATTATGGTTGTTGTCCAGATCGCGGATACGACAGATACGCTCCATCGCATTCTTGTCGCCCAGCATGCATCCCAGCGCGTAGCCGGAATCGGTGGGATAGACAATCACCCCGCCCTTATGGAGAAAATCCACCGCTTGCTTGATAAGCCTGGGCTGCGGATTCTGCGGATGAATATAGAAAAACTGACTCATGACACTACCTCTTGCATCTGCAATACGGGAGAAAACACCGCATCTCCCGCGTAATCGGCAACGCCATTATTTTACTGGCAGGCGTTAACCGTGATACCCAATAAATTATTGCGCCAACGCCCGGTGATGCCATACCGGCTCCACGTCGGCGGGCAGCCACAGCTTGCGCCCCAGTTCAATCCAGGCGCACGGCTGATGAAAATCCGACCCCTGCGACCCCAGTAGGCCAAACTCTCTGGCGTAGCGGGCCAGCTGCGTGCGTTCGTCCGGCGCCTGCTGGCATTGCGCCACCTCCATGGCTTCACCGCCGTTATCGGCAAACGCGGTCAACAAACGCTTCAGCCACTTGGCGGTCAAATCATAACGTCCGGGATGCGCCAACACCGACACGCCGCCAGATTGATGAATAGCATCAACCGCTTGCCTTATTGTACACCACTGCGGCGGGACGTATCCGGTTTTCCCTTTCGCCAGATATTTCCTGAACACCTGATTGATATTCGGCGCGGCGCCCTGCTCTACCAGATAACGGGCGAAATGCCCGCGGGTGATTTGACCGCCGGCCGCCAGGCGGCTAGCGCCGGCCAGGGCATCGGGAATGCGCGCTTTTTCAAGCCGGATGGCGATTTGCTCCGCTCGCGCCAGCCGGGATTGCGCCTGTTGTCGTAAAAGCGAACAGAGGGCCGGGTGTTCAATATCCATGCCCAGCCCGACAATATGAATTTCATGGTTTTCCCACTGGGTGGAAATCTCCACCCCGGGAATCAGCCGTAATGGCAGCGACTGGTCATTAATCGTCCGTTGAGCGGCGGCCAGTCCGCCGGTGGTATCGTGATCGGTGATGGCCAGAATGCCGACCCGCATCGCCGCCGCACGGGTCACCAGTTCGCCGGGGGTCAGCAACCCATCCGAGGCGGTGGTGTGGCTATGCAGATCGTAAAGCGCGAAAGACGGTGGGGTTTGAAGTTCTTGTGGCACAAATAGTGTCCCGTTGCTGGCTGAGTTCATGGCTTGAGCGCGCTATGATGCCACTAACTCAGCCGGAATAGTAACGAAGTTCCAGGCCATCGGGGTTAACGCACGCCTTGCGGGCGTTTTGCGCGCATCGATAAAATAATATTATTCCCGTTGTTGACTTTCGAAC comes from Brenneria nigrifluens DSM 30175 = ATCC 13028 and encodes:
- the rnm gene encoding RNase RNM — protein: MNSASNGTLFVPQELQTPPSFALYDLHSHTTASDGLLTPGELVTRAAAMRVGILAITDHDTTGGLAAAQRTINDQSLPLRLIPGVEISTQWENHEIHIVGLGMDIEHPALCSLLRQQAQSRLARAEQIAIRLEKARIPDALAGASRLAAGGQITRGHFARYLVEQGAAPNINQVFRKYLAKGKTGYVPPQWCTIRQAVDAIHQSGGVSVLAHPGRYDLTAKWLKRLLTAFADNGGEAMEVAQCQQAPDERTQLARYAREFGLLGSQGSDFHQPCAWIELGRKLWLPADVEPVWHHRALAQ
- a CDS encoding L-threonylcarbamoyladenylate synthase, which encodes MSQFFYIHPQNPQPRLIKQAVDFLHKGGVIVYPTDSGYALGCMLGDKNAMERICRIRDLDNNHNFTLVCRDLSELSTYAYVDNAAFRLIKNNTPGNYTFILKATKEVPRRLMNEKRKTIGLRVPSNPIALSLLAALDEPLMSTTLMLPGNDFAESDPEEIQETLGKQVDLVIHGGFLGQQPTTVIDLTESTPQIVREGIGDITPFL